The DNA sequence AGGCCATTGAATTTATTCGGGCAAACAACCCCGATCTTTCAGCTCTGGTTTCTCGAGAAGTGAGCTTGGACGATGCTGCTGCTATGTTCCAAGAGCTTGCAGATCATTCCGAAAAATACTTAAAATGCGTCGTTACTTTTTAAGCAGCATAGCTGTAAAACTTATGATTATAAAAAACATCCGCAATGGTGCGACATCTGAAATGGAGGTTGATTTTTATGGCCTATCCAAAAGAATTGTTGGATAGCATCCAAGCAAAGGCGCAGACCTTGCGTCGAAACGTGGTTATTAGCATGGGAGTGGGCAACGCAGGGCATCTGGGTGGCTCAGGGTCTTCTGCGGATATCGTGGCAGCTTTGTATTTCCACAAAATGAACCACGACCCCAAAAACCCCAAGAAACCTGATCGTGATCGTTTTTTGCTTAGCAAAGGGCATGCAGCTATCCTGCAATATTCGGCTCTGGCAGAAGCAGGGTATTTTTCTCGGGATGAACTGCAGCACACCAAAGAACTGGGTGCTATTTTGCAAGGGCACCCGGATGTGCGCAAAACACCGGGGATAGAGGCCGGAACCGGGTCTCTTGGCCAAGGACTTTCTATTGGTCTTGGCATTTCAATTGCACTGAAAGACGATAAGATTCCCGCAAAGGTTTATGTCATTTGTGGCGATGGTGAAATGGCAGAGGGTCAGATTTGGGAAGCGGCTATGGCTGCCAAGGTCTTTAAAGCCGATAACCTTGTTGCCATTGTTGACCAGAACACATTGCAGGCACAGGGAACAGTTTGCGATCGCTTTGATTCTAACCCTCTTCCCGAAAAATGGGAAGCTTTTGGATGGCACGTTATTCAAATTGATGGCCACAATATCGAAGAGATTTTAACTGCACTGGATGCTGCCGATGAAGTGAAGGGGCAACCAACTGTGATTATTGCCCACACCATAAAAGGCAAGGGCGTTAGCTTTGCCGAAGGTGTAGTGAGCTTCCATAATGGCATTCTGACGGAAGAAACATATCAAAAGGCTCTTGAAGAGCTAAAAGCGTAAGGGGGGGCTGAACAATGGGCTATATAAACCAAAGAACGGCATATGGCGAAACGCTGGTGGCGCTTGGCGAAGAAAACAAAAAGATTTTTGTGCTGGACGCTGACTTGGGCGGCTCTACAATGAGCAAGCTGTTTGAACTGAAATTCCCGGAACGCCACCTGGAAATGGGCATTGCCGAAGCAAACATGACTTCTGTAGCAGCGGGGCTTGCTCTGACAGGCAAAATTCCTTTCATTAATACATTTGCTGTGTTTGCAACAGGCCGTGCTTACGACCAGATTCGTCAATCCATTGCCGTTGCAAACCTCAATGTAAAAATTTGTGGTTCTTCTGCAGGCCTTTCGGATTTTGGCGACGGTGCAACACACCAAAGCGTTGAGGATATGGCAATTATGAGAGCCATTCCTAACATGGTTGTTATCAACCCTGCCGATGCCAACGAAATGGTAGAAGCCACAAAGGCAATTGTTGATTACGAAGGTCCTGTGTATCTGCGCACCAACCGCAACGATTACCCCAATGTAACGCCTGAAGGCAAGCCTTTTAAAATTGGCGAGCCATCGGTTCTAAAAGAAGGCACTGACGTTGTTGTGTTTGCCACTGGCTATCCTGTAGGCCTTGCCCTTGCCGCAGCGGAAGAATTGGCGGGCGATGTTTCGGTTAAAGTGGTAAATGTGAGCACAATCAAGCCGCTGAACAAAGAGAAAATTGCAGAGCTTGCTGCCGATTGCAAAGCGGTTGTAACTGCCGAAGAACACAGCATTGTTGGTGGGCTGGGCGGCGCCATTGCCGAAGCTTTGCGTAAATCCTGCAAGCCAATCGAGTTCGTTGGTGTTCAAGATACCTTTGGCTGCAGCGCACACAATTATCTTGAACTGATGGATCACTTTGGCATTACAAAAGAAAACATTGTAAAAGCCGTGTTAGAAGTAAAATAAGCGGCAAAATCCGCTTGGTTTATTACATAAGGAGAGATTCCTTTTCAAGGAGGCTACTATGAAAATTGGATTTATCGGGCTTGGAATTATGGGCAAGCCCATGGCAAAAAACCTGATTAAAGCAGGATATGCGTTGACCGTGTTTGACGTAGTGAAAGAAAGTGTGGATGATGTTGCCGCCGCCGGAGCCAATGTGGGTGCATCCCCCAAAGATGTGGCCGCCGCTTCTGATGTAGTTATCACCATGCTGCCAAACTCTCCCCATGTCAAAACAGTTGTGTGTGGTGAGAATGGTGTTCTGGAAGGCGCAAAACCAGGGCTTATTTTGGTTGACATGTCTTCGATCGCCCCGCTAACCTCCACCGAGGTTGAAAAAGCCTGTGCGGAAAAGGGCGTTAAAATGATAGATGCTCCTGTTTCTGGCGGCGAACCCAAAGCGATTGACGGAACCCTTGCCATTATGGTAGGCGGCGAAGAAGCTGTTTTGGAAACCGTAAAACCTATTCTGCTAAAAATGGGTGCAAGCGCTGTATACTGCGGAAAAATTGGCGCAGGCAACACGACAAAGCTTGCCAACCAAATTATAGTGGCAGTGAACATTGCAGCTGTGGCAGAGGCATATACCCTTGCCAAAAAAGCAGGAGTAGACCCCGCCCTTGTCTTTGACGCAATCAAAGGTGGGCTTGCGGGCTCCACTGTTATGAATGCCAAATCGCCCATGATGCTGGATAGCAATTTTAAACCCGGCTTTAAGGTTGACCTGCACATCAAAGATTTGGGCAATGCCCTGGATACCGGCCACAATGTTGGTTCGCCGCTCCCGCTTACGGCATCTGTTATGGAAATGATGCAAACCCTGCGTGCCGACGAATGCGGACAGGATGACCACAGTGCACTTGCCAAATACTATGCAAAAGTTTCGGGAACCAAAATCGGGAAATAAACCATATGACATGATGACAGCGGGGGCAGTTTTAATGGCTGTCCCCGCTTAAGGGAGAAATGTATAATGGGTATTGCAGAAAATTTGCTCCAGATGTTCTCACTTGAAGGCAAAACGGTACTGTTTACAGGAGCCGGCGGCGGAATTGGCGGAGAGCTTGCCTCTGCGCTTGCAGGTGCTGGGGCTTCTGTTGTGCTGTGCGATATCAACGCAGAGGCACTGGAAAAACGCAAAAAACTCATTGAAGACGCAGGCGGAAAAGCGTCAGCTGTTTTTCTTGATGTTACAAAGCGGGAGAGCATTGACACCGCCGTAAAATTTGCCGCGGCCCAATTCGGTGGAATCGATATACTCGTAAACTGCGCAGGAATTAACAAACGAGAAGGTCTGGCGGATGTTGATGAAGCTACTTACGACAGAATTATGGCGATTAACCTCAAAGGCGCTTTTTTTGTTGCGCAGGCGGTTGCCCCTTATATGAAAGAGAAAAACCATGGCAGCATCATCAACATTGGCTCGCACAACACCGGGCCTATTCTTGGTGGGTGTTCTGTTTATGGTGCAACAAAATGCGGGCTTCTTTCTCTCACGCGCTCCATGGCAGTGGAATGGGCAAAATACAA is a window from the Oscillospiraceae bacterium MB08-C2-2 genome containing:
- the garR gene encoding 2-hydroxy-3-oxopropionate reductase, producing MKIGFIGLGIMGKPMAKNLIKAGYALTVFDVVKESVDDVAAAGANVGASPKDVAAASDVVITMLPNSPHVKTVVCGENGVLEGAKPGLILVDMSSIAPLTSTEVEKACAEKGVKMIDAPVSGGEPKAIDGTLAIMVGGEEAVLETVKPILLKMGASAVYCGKIGAGNTTKLANQIIVAVNIAAVAEAYTLAKKAGVDPALVFDAIKGGLAGSTVMNAKSPMMLDSNFKPGFKVDLHIKDLGNALDTGHNVGSPLPLTASVMEMMQTLRADECGQDDHSALAKYYAKVSGTKIGK
- a CDS encoding SDR family oxidoreductase, with translation MGIAENLLQMFSLEGKTVLFTGAGGGIGGELASALAGAGASVVLCDINAEALEKRKKLIEDAGGKASAVFLDVTKRESIDTAVKFAAAQFGGIDILVNCAGINKREGLADVDEATYDRIMAINLKGAFFVAQAVAPYMKEKNHGSIINIGSHNTGPILGGCSVYGATKCGLLSLTRSMAVEWAKYNIRANCISPGHIKTDLTTVTWAHPTRSKYLLDRIALNRPGYPEDIAGVCLLLASDASSYITGCEYRVDGGCVCGGQPWDYDTNF
- a CDS encoding transketolase C-terminal domain-containing protein: MGYINQRTAYGETLVALGEENKKIFVLDADLGGSTMSKLFELKFPERHLEMGIAEANMTSVAAGLALTGKIPFINTFAVFATGRAYDQIRQSIAVANLNVKICGSSAGLSDFGDGATHQSVEDMAIMRAIPNMVVINPADANEMVEATKAIVDYEGPVYLRTNRNDYPNVTPEGKPFKIGEPSVLKEGTDVVVFATGYPVGLALAAAEELAGDVSVKVVNVSTIKPLNKEKIAELAADCKAVVTAEEHSIVGGLGGAIAEALRKSCKPIEFVGVQDTFGCSAHNYLELMDHFGITKENIVKAVLEVK
- a CDS encoding transketolase translates to MAYPKELLDSIQAKAQTLRRNVVISMGVGNAGHLGGSGSSADIVAALYFHKMNHDPKNPKKPDRDRFLLSKGHAAILQYSALAEAGYFSRDELQHTKELGAILQGHPDVRKTPGIEAGTGSLGQGLSIGLGISIALKDDKIPAKVYVICGDGEMAEGQIWEAAMAAKVFKADNLVAIVDQNTLQAQGTVCDRFDSNPLPEKWEAFGWHVIQIDGHNIEEILTALDAADEVKGQPTVIIAHTIKGKGVSFAEGVVSFHNGILTEETYQKALEELKA